One part of the Dyadobacter sp. 676 genome encodes these proteins:
- a CDS encoding DUF2851 family protein, with amino-acid sequence MNEDLLSFIWRFQYFEKKALHTDENLSLSIIRPGHKNADAGPDFSEARVLIDGVLWVGSIELHVKASDWYFHEHEQNGAYDGVVLHVVWENDREVIRHDGTPVPTLTLNGLVKASILERYRRLLDEKEAVPCHRQFATVDHIRKYAMLDRALLERLERKASEVQQLLETNGQDWEQTGYQWLGRHFGFKLNDAPFQRLTRIIPWKVIRKHTERLLQIEALLFGCAGLVPDDSEDIYARQLQQEFRFLGAKYRLLDNVMQPHEWRFARLRPAGFPTVRLAQFAKLLSNTGGFLNRIVISDHFDEVRALFRIGQSAYWREHYTFGKKSRAQVPPLGTDAAHLLIVNAAVPLLVAYSKQRQQPELLDKAIYWLSEIPAEDNRITREWASLGMRVKTAADSQALIEWFNNYCTPRQCLECPVGAALVREPNP; translated from the coding sequence ATGAATGAAGATCTCCTCAGTTTTATCTGGCGCTTTCAGTATTTCGAAAAGAAAGCATTGCATACCGACGAAAATTTGTCGCTCTCCATTATCCGGCCGGGCCACAAAAACGCCGATGCCGGCCCCGATTTTTCCGAAGCCCGGGTCCTGATCGACGGCGTGCTGTGGGTTGGAAGCATCGAGCTGCATGTGAAGGCCTCGGACTGGTATTTCCATGAACACGAGCAAAATGGCGCATACGACGGCGTTGTTCTGCATGTGGTTTGGGAAAATGACCGTGAGGTAATCAGGCACGACGGCACGCCTGTACCCACACTGACATTGAACGGGCTTGTGAAAGCATCCATACTGGAAAGATACCGACGCTTGCTCGACGAAAAAGAAGCGGTACCATGCCACCGGCAGTTTGCCACCGTAGACCACATTCGCAAATATGCCATGCTCGACCGCGCGCTGCTCGAAAGGCTCGAACGCAAAGCGTCGGAAGTTCAACAGCTACTGGAAACAAACGGGCAGGACTGGGAGCAAACCGGCTACCAATGGCTTGGGCGGCATTTCGGGTTTAAGCTCAACGATGCGCCTTTTCAACGGCTGACTCGTATTATTCCATGGAAAGTTATCCGCAAGCATACAGAACGGTTGCTGCAAATAGAGGCGCTGCTGTTTGGCTGCGCCGGACTGGTCCCCGACGACTCAGAAGACATCTACGCACGGCAGCTTCAACAGGAGTTCCGGTTCCTTGGTGCCAAGTACAGATTACTGGATAATGTGATGCAGCCTCATGAATGGAGGTTCGCACGCTTACGGCCGGCTGGTTTCCCGACCGTCAGGCTGGCGCAATTCGCGAAACTACTGTCCAATACCGGCGGCTTTTTGAACCGGATTGTGATTTCCGATCATTTCGACGAGGTACGGGCGCTGTTCAGGATCGGGCAATCGGCCTACTGGCGGGAGCATTATACATTCGGCAAGAAATCCAGGGCGCAGGTTCCCCCCTTGGGAACGGATGCCGCGCATTTGCTGATCGTGAACGCCGCGGTGCCATTGCTGGTGGCCTATTCCAAACAAAGGCAGCAACCTGAACTCCTCGACAAGGCGATTTACTGGCTTTCCGAAATCCCGGCCGAGGACAACCGTATCACGCGCGAGTGGGCTTCGCTGGGAATGCGGGTAAAAACAGCCGCAGATTCCCAGGCGTTGATCGAATGGTTCAACAATTATTGCACGCCCAGGCAATGCCTCGAATGCCCCGTAGGCGCGGCCCTGGTGAGGGAACCTAACCCTTAA
- the mtgA gene encoding monofunctional biosynthetic peptidoglycan transglycosylase — protein MLRRLQFIALRILLAFFVISIVWVVILRFLPIWVTPYMISRKIDAFRAGEDTEIYHDWEPYENISKEAALAVVASEDQNFPNHWGFDFDQIYNAMTEDRKRARGASTISQQVAKNVFLWHGRSYIRKGLEAYFTVLIEVLWSKERILEVYLNVAEMGKMTFGVEAASLRYYNKSARRLTRYEAARIAAVLPNPIRFSIKNPSAYVNKRTNQIVRQMRYLGGQKYLADL, from the coding sequence ATGCTCCGCCGTCTGCAATTTATTGCGCTCAGAATCCTCCTCGCTTTTTTTGTAATTTCGATCGTTTGGGTGGTGATTTTGAGGTTTTTGCCGATCTGGGTTACACCTTATATGATTTCGAGAAAGATCGATGCATTCAGGGCCGGAGAAGACACGGAGATTTACCACGACTGGGAGCCCTACGAAAACATTTCCAAAGAAGCAGCCCTGGCGGTGGTCGCTTCCGAAGACCAGAATTTTCCCAATCACTGGGGATTTGATTTCGATCAGATTTATAATGCCATGACCGAGGACCGCAAGCGTGCCCGCGGTGCCAGCACTATTTCGCAGCAGGTCGCTAAAAATGTTTTCCTCTGGCACGGCCGCAGTTACATTCGTAAAGGTCTCGAGGCTTACTTTACAGTCCTGATCGAGGTGTTATGGAGCAAGGAGCGTATTCTGGAAGTGTATTTGAATGTAGCTGAAATGGGAAAAATGACCTTCGGGGTCGAAGCAGCCTCACTGCGTTATTACAACAAATCCGCCAGGCGCCTTACACGCTATGAAGCTGCCCGTATTGCCGCGGTATTACCCAATCCGATCCGTTTCTCCATCAAAAATCCGTCTGCGTATGTGAACAAGCGTACCAATCAGATCGTCCGGCAAATGCGGTATCTGGGAGGGCAGAAGTACCTGGCTGATTTGTAG
- a CDS encoding amidohydrolase family protein: MRFHAAITFSFTRHGKFKIFPKRMIVKLRDLFPPAVCQFAFVLLAAGFAGCGRETDGTGGLARIREINQKEIVSKQGIFAITGATVVDGTGRPAVADGCVIVSNGTITAVGKRGDIGIPGDAQIVNAAGLTLLPGFIDSHFHLDGVHGLPARFLQNGVTSLRDPGAWIEMYDGERNSGQPVPRLFLAGPHLDMFPPAYPRDAYVVRDADEAVREVNRLADRGASVIKVYYRLPPAIIREVCKAAHARGLPVTAHLETTEAREAIEAGLDGVEHITSFGLSLVPQIEGEKYRQMVMADNNARKQGRYEVWKNIDPDDPMTDSLGIFLRNRGTFVSPTLGAFEYQAAAGQPFDTARLEGFIKMKKITGKLHRAGARIVVGSHSMIPYAETGWAFQREMELLVDSGLSPAEVISAATLQNARFFRIDDRLGSIEKGKQADLVLIKGDPLKNISVTRNVSKVMLNGVWVKQAE, from the coding sequence ATGCGATTCCATGCCGCCATCACATTCAGTTTTACCCGTCACGGAAAATTTAAGATATTCCCCAAACGGATGATAGTGAAGCTACGGGACCTCTTTCCGCCCGCTGTCTGCCAGTTTGCTTTCGTACTTCTCGCAGCCGGTTTTGCCGGATGTGGCAGAGAAACTGACGGCACCGGAGGCCTGGCCCGCATCAGAGAAATCAATCAAAAGGAAATCGTTTCAAAACAGGGAATATTCGCCATAACCGGGGCGACGGTCGTCGACGGAACCGGCCGGCCGGCTGTTGCCGATGGCTGCGTGATCGTTAGCAACGGGACGATAACCGCCGTAGGAAAAAGGGGCGACATTGGAATACCCGGCGATGCGCAAATAGTGAATGCAGCCGGTCTTACGCTCCTGCCCGGGTTCATCGATTCCCATTTTCATCTCGACGGCGTCCACGGCTTGCCTGCCCGGTTTCTGCAAAACGGCGTCACCTCGCTCCGCGACCCGGGCGCGTGGATCGAAATGTATGACGGCGAAAGAAACAGCGGCCAGCCGGTTCCTCGCCTGTTCCTCGCAGGCCCGCATCTGGACATGTTCCCGCCTGCCTACCCGCGCGATGCGTACGTGGTCAGGGACGCCGACGAAGCGGTGCGGGAGGTCAATCGCCTGGCCGACCGGGGAGCTTCGGTGATCAAAGTGTATTATCGGCTGCCTCCCGCCATCATCCGCGAGGTTTGCAAAGCTGCCCATGCACGCGGTTTGCCGGTAACGGCGCATCTGGAAACAACCGAGGCCAGGGAGGCCATCGAGGCCGGGTTGGACGGCGTTGAGCATATCACCTCGTTCGGACTGTCGCTCGTGCCGCAAATCGAAGGCGAGAAATACCGCCAGATGGTTATGGCCGATAATAATGCCCGGAAACAAGGCCGTTACGAAGTTTGGAAAAATATCGATCCCGACGACCCGATGACCGACTCCCTGGGTATTTTTTTAAGAAACAGGGGCACATTCGTAAGCCCAACCCTCGGCGCATTCGAATACCAGGCAGCTGCCGGTCAGCCGTTCGACACCGCCCGTTTGGAAGGGTTCATCAAAATGAAGAAAATAACCGGCAAATTGCACCGGGCCGGGGCGAGGATAGTAGTGGGCTCGCATTCGATGATCCCTTACGCCGAAACCGGATGGGCTTTTCAGCGGGAAATGGAGCTGCTGGTCGACAGCGGGCTAAGCCCGGCAGAGGTGATTTCCGCGGCTACGCTTCAAAATGCGCGTTTCTTCCGGATCGACGATCGCCTGGGCAGCATTGAAAAAGGGAAACAGGCCGACCTCGTCCTCATTAAGGGAGATCCTTTGAAAAACATCTCGGTTACCCGCAACGTCAGCAAGGTGATGCTGAATGGGGTTTGGGTTAAACAGGCCGAATAA
- a CDS encoding DUF4369 domain-containing protein, whose product MFKSLLLLLALIPLAGSSTQSVKIKIIAPKAWNDRKAILLTREKGFAAVVHSIRLGFDTTHLHMDADMLPDLYQFQVSQKKGALTFFFDPGTEIRLDTSNLAKSTVSRSKSNEEWRQYETLIQIPSDERLDACIAAEASARKRNLPDSVRYWVGRQAAEREKHWDEMAGFIAAHPKSYVSLYLLKVNWFALKGRGLFEKLDPSLASHRNYRFLKDRNRAVVRK is encoded by the coding sequence ATGTTCAAATCGCTCCTGCTTCTTCTGGCGCTCATTCCGCTGGCCGGATCTTCGACGCAAAGCGTCAAAATCAAGATCATCGCCCCCAAAGCCTGGAATGACAGGAAAGCCATTTTACTGACGCGGGAGAAAGGATTCGCGGCGGTGGTGCATTCGATCAGGCTGGGTTTTGATACCACACATCTCCACATGGATGCCGACATGCTGCCGGATCTCTATCAATTCCAGGTATCACAAAAAAAAGGCGCTTTGACATTTTTTTTCGACCCGGGCACGGAAATACGGCTGGATACCTCCAATCTGGCAAAGTCGACCGTAAGCCGTTCCAAAAGCAACGAGGAATGGCGACAATACGAAACACTGATCCAAATTCCGTCGGACGAACGCCTGGATGCGTGTATAGCCGCAGAGGCGAGTGCCAGAAAACGAAATCTGCCCGATAGTGTCCGGTACTGGGTCGGGCGGCAAGCGGCCGAACGTGAGAAACACTGGGACGAGATGGCCGGTTTTATCGCTGCCCATCCTAAATCGTATGTCAGCTTGTACCTGCTGAAAGTCAATTGGTTTGCACTCAAAGGCAGGGGACTATTTGAAAAGCTCGACCCATCGCTGGCTTCTCACCGAAACTATCGTTTTTTGAAAGACCGGAACCGGGCAGTTGTAAGGAAGTGA
- a CDS encoding endonuclease/exonuclease/phosphatase family protein, which translates to MKKFALYLLAMLSVTTASFAQKTATINVASYNLRYNTPNDGVNAWPNRKENVKGLIRFHEFDIFGVQEALVGQLKDVAELTEFAYYGKGRDDGKEGGEHSAIFYRKDRFKLLKSGDFWLSETPDKPGLGWDAKCCNRICSWAQFEDLNTKKKFFFFNVHFDHQGVEARRQSGYLMVKKIKEIAGNATTILTGDFNSTPDTEQIKTISELLNDTHNVTKQPPYGPEGTFNSFKFDAAMKTRIDYIFVSKNVNVLKYGVLTDSKEQRYPSDHQPVLVKVEIK; encoded by the coding sequence ATGAAAAAATTTGCCCTTTACCTATTGGCAATGCTGTCGGTCACAACGGCTTCATTTGCACAAAAAACCGCAACTATCAACGTAGCTTCCTACAACCTTCGCTACAACACCCCTAACGACGGCGTGAATGCCTGGCCCAACCGTAAGGAAAATGTAAAAGGACTGATCCGTTTTCACGAATTCGACATTTTCGGCGTGCAGGAAGCGCTCGTCGGCCAATTGAAGGACGTTGCCGAACTCACCGAATTCGCATACTACGGAAAAGGTCGCGACGACGGCAAGGAGGGCGGCGAGCATTCGGCTATTTTTTACCGGAAAGACCGGTTCAAACTGCTGAAATCGGGGGATTTCTGGCTCAGCGAAACGCCGGACAAACCGGGACTCGGCTGGGACGCCAAGTGCTGTAACCGCATTTGCTCATGGGCTCAATTCGAGGATCTGAATACGAAAAAGAAGTTCTTCTTCTTCAATGTGCATTTCGACCACCAGGGCGTGGAAGCACGCAGGCAGTCGGGATACCTGATGGTGAAAAAAATCAAGGAAATCGCAGGTAATGCTACAACCATCCTCACCGGCGATTTCAACTCGACACCCGACACCGAACAGATTAAAACCATCAGCGAATTGCTGAACGACACCCACAATGTAACCAAACAACCCCCTTACGGCCCGGAAGGCACATTCAATAGCTTCAAATTCGACGCGGCAATGAAGACCCGGATCGATTATATTTTTGTAAGTAAAAATGTGAATGTGCTGAAATACGGCGTACTGACCGACTCGAAAGAACAACGCTATCCGTCCGATCATCAGCCTGTGCTGGTAAAGGTGGAGATTAAATAA
- a CDS encoding RagB/SusD family nutrient uptake outer membrane protein, which produces MACEWTDRFADLKRWGDYDKINMPLHGRIHDNKTDPKSAYKIQEIWPARKFDAAKHMAWPMNPDEISRSNGAYRQTPGW; this is translated from the coding sequence TTGGCCTGCGAATGGACCGACCGTTTCGCCGACCTGAAACGCTGGGGTGATTACGACAAAATCAATATGCCGCTCCACGGCCGTATCCATGACAATAAAACCGACCCGAAATCAGCTTACAAAATCCAGGAGATATGGCCTGCCCGTAAATTCGATGCGGCGAAACACATGGCCTGGCCAATGAACCCGGACGAAATTTCGCGCAGCAACGGCGCTTACAGACAAACGCCAGGCTGGTAA
- a CDS encoding RagB/SusD family nutrient uptake outer membrane protein — protein sequence MKDIIKNAGLAIVMAVGASACTESWVDTKPNGSPTTAFFWKSDEDVNKAVAAMYAPMGYENTWGRNLFWMQNASDDVVTGRVRAESDNIKNFNITGREGSIANCWNDVYWMLNKANQVIQGVQTATGVSDAVRNRALGEAYFIRGFAHFWLAYSWGHKDLGVPFDGPENPEFGKRIPPQLPSVTDNYAQIIGDLQKAADLLPLFQTYGPGDQGRAHKAAAWGYMVKTYAYWAQYDASKWALIPELADKIKNEGARALITGKATPAANYQAVFTIENNWSSEYIWSVNSGIQGGSIFPGVALENKGWGVFNGWGYFQPTEELYEEYEAKDPRREVTILKFGDKFTYFGKERAYFSTNSLSGFQIRKYMEPYSYGSNEDAGSNTMINQNGDGPSTRLNLPLMRYAEILLFKAEALIKQGKNTEAAGPLNEIRARVGLAPIASPTLADLKHERRVELWPANGPTVSPT from the coding sequence ATGAAAGATATCATAAAAAATGCGGGTCTCGCCATTGTTATGGCTGTTGGCGCATCCGCATGTACCGAAAGCTGGGTAGACACCAAACCGAACGGTTCGCCCACCACGGCGTTCTTCTGGAAAAGCGACGAAGATGTAAACAAAGCCGTAGCCGCCATGTACGCGCCGATGGGCTATGAAAACACCTGGGGAAGGAACCTCTTCTGGATGCAGAATGCGAGCGACGACGTCGTGACCGGCCGCGTGCGTGCCGAGAGCGATAATATCAAAAACTTCAATATAACCGGTCGCGAAGGTTCCATAGCCAACTGCTGGAACGATGTATACTGGATGCTGAACAAGGCCAATCAGGTAATCCAGGGCGTGCAAACAGCCACCGGCGTTTCGGATGCGGTCAGGAACCGCGCGCTGGGTGAGGCTTATTTTATCCGTGGATTCGCCCATTTCTGGCTTGCCTATTCATGGGGGCACAAAGATCTCGGCGTTCCGTTCGACGGTCCGGAGAATCCGGAATTCGGCAAACGCATCCCGCCGCAACTTCCCTCCGTAACCGACAACTACGCACAGATCATCGGCGATTTACAAAAAGCCGCCGATCTGCTTCCGTTATTCCAAACCTACGGCCCGGGCGACCAGGGTCGCGCGCATAAGGCGGCGGCATGGGGCTATATGGTCAAAACCTACGCCTATTGGGCGCAATACGATGCCTCCAAATGGGCGCTGATTCCCGAATTGGCTGATAAGATCAAAAACGAAGGCGCCCGCGCACTCATAACAGGCAAAGCCACGCCGGCCGCGAATTACCAGGCGGTGTTCACGATCGAAAACAACTGGAGCAGCGAATACATCTGGTCGGTGAATTCCGGTATCCAGGGCGGTTCGATCTTCCCGGGTGTGGCATTGGAAAACAAAGGCTGGGGTGTGTTCAATGGCTGGGGCTATTTCCAGCCTACGGAAGAATTGTATGAAGAATACGAAGCCAAAGACCCGCGCCGCGAGGTGACGATCCTGAAATTCGGCGATAAATTCACGTATTTCGGCAAAGAGCGGGCGTATTTCTCCACCAACAGCCTCTCGGGCTTTCAAATCCGCAAATACATGGAACCTTACAGCTACGGCAGCAATGAAGACGCCGGCAGCAACACGATGATCAACCAGAACGGCGACGGCCCGTCGACGCGCCTTAACCTGCCGCTGATGCGCTATGCCGAAATCCTGCTTTTCAAAGCGGAGGCCTTGATCAAACAGGGTAAAAATACGGAAGCAGCGGGGCCATTGAACGAAATCCGCGCCCGCGTCGGGCTGGCACCCATCGCATCGCCTACTTTGGCGGACCTTAAACACGAACGGCGTGTCGAGCTTTGGCCTGCGAATGGACCGACCGTTTCGCCGACCTGA